DNA sequence from the Alphaproteobacteria bacterium genome:
ACAAGCTCAAGCAATATTCCGAAGACGGCGTGCCGGTTCCCGCGGCGGGTGAAGCCGAGCGGGCCATCTCATGATCGAGACGACCGGAACCAATCTGGCCGTTGCCGGAGGTTCGGGCGGCGCGAATGACAATGTAAGCATGTGGCGTCGCGGCGAAGTATGGCTGGCGATAGCGCTCATCACCATTTTAAGCGTCCTGATGGTGCCGCTGCCGCCCGTGCTGGTGGATTTCGGCCTTGCTATCTCCATCACTTTCGCCGTCATCATCCTGATGATCGTTCTGTTTATCACCAAACCGCTCGATTTCAGCTCTTTTCCGACCGTCCTGCTGATCGCCACGCTGCTTAGGCTGTCTCTCAACCTGGGCACGACGCGCCTGGTTCTCTCTCACGGCAATGAAGGCACGGAAGCGGCGGGACAGGTCGTCAGCGCCTTCGCCAATTTCGTCATGGGCGGCGATTTCATCATCGGCGTCATCGTGTTCGCCATCATCACCATCGTGAACTTCGTCGTCATCACCAAGGGTTCGGGACGCATCGCCGAAGTCGCGGCGCGCTTCACTCTCGACGCGATGCCCGGCAAGCAAATGGCGATCGACGCCGATCTGTCCTCCGGCCTCATCGACGAAGCCACGGCGCGCGCAAGGCGCAAGGAGCTTGAAGACGAGAGCAGCTTCTTCGGCTCGATGGACGGCGCGGCGAAATTCGTGCGCGGCGACGCGGTCGCGGGCCTGATCATCACCTTCATCAACGGCATCGGCGGCATCGCCATCGGCGCCATCCGCCACGACATGAAAGTTCTGGAAGCGGCGGATACCTATGTCCGCCTCACGGTCGGCGACGGCCTCGTTACGCAAATTCCCGCGCTGCTCGTTTCCGTCGCCGCCGGTATGCTGGTCTCGAAGGCCGGCCAGACGGGCTCGACCGACAAGGCGCTGTTTACCCAGCTCGGCGGCTATCCGGTCGCGCTCGGCCTGGCCTCCGGGATGCTTGCCATTCTGGCCGTGGTTCCGGGAATGCCCATATTTCCCTTCATGCTGCTCGCCGGCATTTCCGGATACGGCGCTTATTATGGCGGCAAGAAACAGCGCGATACCGCCACCGCCAAGATCAAAGCCGACGCCGATAAAATCAAGGCCATACCCGTGGCCGAGGAGCCGATCACCAAGTCCCTGGCCATCGACATCGTGCGGCTCGAACTCGGCTATTCGCTGCTGGCGCTTATCAACAGCGACCAGGGGCATAAGCTGACCGAACAGATCAAGGGACTGCGCAGGCAATTGGCCAGCGATATGGGATTCATCATGCCCGCCGTGCGCATCCAGGATAATCTGCAATTGCCGCCGAACAGCTATGTCATCCGCTTTAAGGAAATCGAGGCGGGACGCGGCGAATTGCGGCCCGGCATGCTACTGGTCATGGACCCGCGCGGCGACGCCATCGCCCTGCCCGGCGAAATGACGACCGAGCCGGTCTTCGGGCTGCCCGCGATGTGGATCGATCAAACCTATCGCGAGGAGGCGCTGTTCAAAGGCTATTCGGCGGTCGATCCGCCGACCGTCATCACCACGCATCTGACCGAACTGGTCAAGGACAACATGTCGGAAATGCTGTCCTACGCCGAGACGCAGAAGCTTCTCGACGAGCTCGGCAAGGAACAGCAGAAACTGGTCGCCGACGTCATTCCCGCCCAGATCACCGTGACGGGGCTGCAGCGCGTGCTGCAAGGACTCCTCGCCGAGCGCATTTCGGTCCGCGATCTTTCGACCATCCTCGAAGGCATCGCCGAGGCCGCCAACGCGACGCGCAATCTGACCATGATCGGCGAGCATGTGCGGATGCGCCTCGCCCGGCAAATCTCCGACCAGCATGCCAATGAGATGGGTTACATCCCCCTTCTCACTCTGTCGCCGGAATGGGAGCGGGATTATATTGAAGCCTTGGTCGGGCAGGGCGACGAAAGGCAACTCGCGCTAGCCCCCAGCAAATTGCAGCAATTCATCCGCAGCGTCCGGGAAACCTATGATAGATTCGCGGCGATGGGCGAGCAGCCCGTCCTGCTGACCAGTCCGGCCATTCGCCCTTATGTGCGCTCGATCATCGAACGCTTCCGTTCCAACACGGTCGTGATGTCGCAGAACGAGATCCACCCGAAGGCCAAGATCAAGACATTGGGACAGATTTAGGTAGCGCATGCGTCTGAAATCCTTCCACGGCCCGACTATTGCCGACGCCATGCGCCAGGCGCGCCAGGCGCTGGGCGACGACGCCATTATCGTGGCGACGCGGGAAGACGACATGGGCGGCGTGCGCGTCACGGCCGCTCTCGACGACGCGCCCGCCATGCCGTCCGCCAAGCCCGCCGCGGAATCTCAAGATATTATCGAGCCGATCACCGACGCGCTGTACCGCCACGGCGTCCATGCCGCGCTGGCCGAAAAACTTATCTCCAGCGCGATCAATTTCGCCGAAGAAGACGCGGTGATCGCCCTGGCCGCCGGATTCGACGCGCATATGAAGTTCAGGCCGCTTGACGATGTCCCGGCCAGGCCGCTGGTGCTGGTGGGACCGCCGGGCGCGGGCAAGACCTTGGCCATCGCGAAACTGGCGACCGAAGCGAAGATGAAGAAACGCCCGGTGACGGTCATTACCACCGATCTTTCGCGCGCCGGGGGAATCGAGCAGCTGGCAGCTTTCACCAACCTGCTCAAAGTGAGACTGCTGGAAATCGAGGAGCCGCAAGCGGTGCGCGACACGATGATCGAGCTTTCCGCCGGCAGCACGGTCTTGATCGATACCGCCGGACGCAATCCCTATGACGAGAGCGAACGGCACGAATTCCTGCAAATGATCGGCGATGCGGTCTGCGATATCGCGCTGGTGCTGCCCTGCGGCTATGACAGCGAAGACGGCACCGCGCTCGCCAAGGCATTCCGCAGCCTCGGCGCGGCGCGCCTGCTGCTCACGCGCGGCGATGTGGCGCGCCGGCTCGGCACCATGCTCAATATCGCGCATGAAAGCGGGCTGCCGCTCGCCAATATCAGCCGCTCGCCCAAAGTCGCGGAGCCGCTCGCGCCGCTCAACCCCATTATCGTGGCGCAAACGCTGCTGACGCCGTTGCAGCGCGATGAAACCGCGCGTCCCCTTCTGCCGCAAACCGGCACTCATGCGTAAAGAGAGGTTCCGATGACCGATCCTATCCCCCTGAACGCCGGAGCGCCCGCCGCGCTGCGCGTGCCGAACCTTTACGCCGTCGCCAGCGGCAAGGGCGGCGTCGGCAAGACCTGGTTCTCGATCAGCCTGTGCCACGCGCTCGCCGCTCGCGGCAAAAAAGTTTTGCTGTTCGACGGCGATCTCGGCCTCGCCAATATCGATATCCAGCTCGGCCTCACCCCCGCGCAAGACCTCGGCGCTGTCATCGACGGCAGGGTCACGCTGGCGGGCGCGATCACGCCCTATGCCGAAGGGAAATTCGACGTGCTGGCGGGCCGCTCCGGCTCCGGCAATCTTGCCTCGCTGCCGACGCAGAAACTGAACGATTTGCGCGCCGATCTCATCGCGCTCGCCAGGAATTACGATCATGTGGTGGTCGATCTTGGCGCGGGCGTCGACCGTTCGGTGCGATATATGGCCGGGCCCGCCGCGATCGGATTCGTCGTCGTCAATGACGAGCCGACGTCGCTCACGGATGCCTATGCCTTCATCAAGCTGGTGCGCGCCGCCAACCCGCAAGCCGACCTTCGGATCACGGTCAATATGGCCGCGAACCAGGCCGATGGGACGAGAACCTACGAAACCATCAAGAAAGCCTGCGAAAACTTCCTGCATTACGCGCCGCCGCTCGCGGGCATCATCCGTCGCGATAACAAGGTGCGCGAGGCCATCCGCGCCCAGACCTCCATATTCGTGCGTTCGCCCGAAGCCGAAGCGGCGACCGATGTGACCGCTCTGGTCAATCAGGCGTTCGGGAAGTAAAATGCCCGTCTTGCAATAGACTTGCCTATTGTCTTACTTATTCAAAGACTTCCGCAGAAAGGTTCGGACATGAAGAATATCGTCATAACCGCAATCGTTGCCGCCATTGTTTCGCTTGCAGTTAGTTTTTATCATCCCGGCACCGAACCTGCCGCGCCATCATCCCCGGCAGCCAAATTAACCGCCTATGAACGTGTATTGAAAACCGGCGTTCTGCGTTGCGCTTACGCATCTTATGAACCGATGCTGATCATCGACCCGAACACGCGCCAATTCTCCGGCATATTCTATGATCTGCTCAATGAGATCAGCAGCCGCCTGAATCTCAAAGTCGAATGGGTGGAGGAAGTCGGTTATGGCAACATCAATGCCGGTTTCGTTACCGGACGCTATGACGCCTTTTGCGCCGGACTATGGCCATCGGGAAACCGGGCAAGAAACACCGTTTTCTCACTGCCCCTTTTCTATGATCCAATCAGCGTATGGGTACGGGGCGATGATGCGCGCTTTGACGGCAATGTTTCGGCTCTCAACGATCCGGCCTACAAAATTGCCGTCACCGACGGCGACGCGACCGTTACAATGGCAAACGCCATGTTCCCGCAAGCGGGGAGGATCAATATGACACAAAATAATTCCATCGCCGACGAGATCAACCAGGTTACCACGGGCAAAGCTGACGCTATGTTCAGGGACTATTTGCTGGCAGCCAGCTATCTTGCGAGCAATCCAGGGAAGCTCAAGGACATATCGCCGGAAGCGCCATTATTGAACTATCCGCTTACGATCGGCTTCAACGACCATGAGCTTGAGCTTAAGAAAATGATCGATACGGTTATCAGCGAAATCAGCAGCGACGGCACTGTTGCCCGCATCGTCAAGAAACATCTCGGCGATAAATCCAACATGCTGTTCCAAACAAAGACCACCTATGAATCGTTTCAATGACGCTGGAATTATCCTTGAAGCGATGAATACGAGACGGAGCAATAATGCCGTTTAAATGGGCCGGACTCTAATGGCAGACGCAATCCCACCGGTGCCAATCACCCCCCCGACGGCGCAGCCCGTTCCGGCGGCCATTCCTCCCGCGCTGCCGGTGCAGATCATCGACCTGCCCGCGCCGTTGCAGACACTGGCCCAGCCGGCGGTTCTGGAAGGGCAGTTGCAGCTGGTGGCGCGCAACACCATGGCGCTGGATACGCCTCTCGGCCTCATTTCATTCAGTCTGCCCTCGCTGCGCGCCAATCCGCAGATGGCGCAATTGCTGATATCTTATATCAGCGACGGCGCGCCGCTCCAACTGCAGCTCAACCCGGCAAGCGGCGGCCCGACCGCCAATCTGCTATTTCAGCCGGTAACCGCCGCAGCGGCGGGTCAATCTCCGGCAGCGCAAGGCGCGATGCGCGGCAGCATCGAGGGCACGACCTTGCAAGCGGTGGTTCTGCCCGCAAATCCTTCTGCCAATCCGGCCAGGCCAAATCCATCTTCCTCCATGCCGTCGGTCATGAACGACATCAAGGACAGCATGCTGCGCCAGGCGGTAAAACTCAGCCAGCAATTCCTGCAGGCCGTGACCGGCAACCAGGCGGACGCGCCGAAACCGCCGGGCGGCGCTCAAACTTCTGCCGCGCCCGTGCAGAATTCCGGGCCGACTCTGCCGCAGCTTAATCAGGGACAATTGCTGAACCTGAAGATTCAGCATGTCGTTCAGCCCCGGCAGCCTCTGCCGGAATTGGCCGAAGGCGAATTCGCCGCCGTCGTCGGCAGCAGTCCTCTGGGACAGCCCATAGCCACCGCCGGAAATACCTCCATCCTGCTGAAAACCAATGCCGCCTTGACGCCCGGCAGCACGCTGATCCTGAAACTCATGTCCGGCCGCGAGGACGCGCCCATCGCCGATCCCGCGGCGCAATCATGGCCCGCGCTCCGGCAATTGCTGGCGCAAGGTTTCGATCCGGTCGCGCAGCAGAATTTCCTCAGCCAGCGCATGCCGCAAATGAACCAGGCCCTGCCGGGCGCGATGCTGTTTCTGATGTCGGCGCTGAATCAGGGCGAATTGCGGCAATGGCTTGGCGACAAAACCATCGGGGCGCTGGAAAAGGCGGGCAAGAAGGCACTGCTCGACGAACTCCAGAATGAATTGCGCCGAGGCGCGGAAACCACGACCGACCCGACGGTAGGAAACTGGCGGGTTTATCATCTGCCGTGGCAGGACCAAGGGCAGCTTACGCAAATGCATATCTATGTGCATCACAATGACGAGCGGCAGCAGGACCAGCAGGAGAAAGACGAGAAACAAACGCGCTTCGTCATCGACGTGACTTTCACCCGGCTCGGCGTGCTTCAACTCGATGGATTCGTCCAGCAGAAAAAGTTCGATCTAATGCTGCGCAGCGAGCAGCCGCTGGAGCAGACGCTGCGCCATGAGCTTCAGGCCGCGTTCGCCAACACGCTCAGTGCGACAGGCTATACGGGCACGCTGCTGTTTCAGCAAGGTTCGCAGAACTGGCTGCGGCTGGGAAGGCAAGGAACGGGGCTACGAGTTTAGGTTTACTCCTCCCGCTTCCTCCGCTGGTGCCCCTGCGCGGCGGTTTCGTCGAGTTCCATTTGTTCCTGGCGGTTTTCCTCGGCGAGCGCGGCGGCTTCGCGCTGCTCGCTGATGATCTCGTAGCGTTTTTGCG
Encoded proteins:
- a CDS encoding transporter substrate-binding domain-containing protein, with amino-acid sequence MKNIVITAIVAAIVSLAVSFYHPGTEPAAPSSPAAKLTAYERVLKTGVLRCAYASYEPMLIIDPNTRQFSGIFYDLLNEISSRLNLKVEWVEEVGYGNINAGFVTGRYDAFCAGLWPSGNRARNTVFSLPLFYDPISVWVRGDDARFDGNVSALNDPAYKIAVTDGDATVTMANAMFPQAGRINMTQNNSIADEINQVTTGKADAMFRDYLLAASYLASNPGKLKDISPEAPLLNYPLTIGFNDHELELKKMIDTVISEISSDGTVARIVKKHLGDKSNMLFQTKTTYESFQ
- the flhA gene encoding flagellar biosynthesis protein FlhA gives rise to the protein MWRRGEVWLAIALITILSVLMVPLPPVLVDFGLAISITFAVIILMIVLFITKPLDFSSFPTVLLIATLLRLSLNLGTTRLVLSHGNEGTEAAGQVVSAFANFVMGGDFIIGVIVFAIITIVNFVVITKGSGRIAEVAARFTLDAMPGKQMAIDADLSSGLIDEATARARRKELEDESSFFGSMDGAAKFVRGDAVAGLIITFINGIGGIAIGAIRHDMKVLEAADTYVRLTVGDGLVTQIPALLVSVAAGMLVSKAGQTGSTDKALFTQLGGYPVALGLASGMLAILAVVPGMPIFPFMLLAGISGYGAYYGGKKQRDTATAKIKADADKIKAIPVAEEPITKSLAIDIVRLELGYSLLALINSDQGHKLTEQIKGLRRQLASDMGFIMPAVRIQDNLQLPPNSYVIRFKEIEAGRGELRPGMLLVMDPRGDAIALPGEMTTEPVFGLPAMWIDQTYREEALFKGYSAVDPPTVITTHLTELVKDNMSEMLSYAETQKLLDELGKEQQKLVADVIPAQITVTGLQRVLQGLLAERISVRDLSTILEGIAEAANATRNLTMIGEHVRMRLARQISDQHANEMGYIPLLTLSPEWERDYIEALVGQGDERQLALAPSKLQQFIRSVRETYDRFAAMGEQPVLLTSPAIRPYVRSIIERFRSNTVVMSQNEIHPKAKIKTLGQI
- a CDS encoding GTPase, which gives rise to MRLKSFHGPTIADAMRQARQALGDDAIIVATREDDMGGVRVTAALDDAPAMPSAKPAAESQDIIEPITDALYRHGVHAALAEKLISSAINFAEEDAVIALAAGFDAHMKFRPLDDVPARPLVLVGPPGAGKTLAIAKLATEAKMKKRPVTVITTDLSRAGGIEQLAAFTNLLKVRLLEIEEPQAVRDTMIELSAGSTVLIDTAGRNPYDESERHEFLQMIGDAVCDIALVLPCGYDSEDGTALAKAFRSLGAARLLLTRGDVARRLGTMLNIAHESGLPLANISRSPKVAEPLAPLNPIIVAQTLLTPLQRDETARPLLPQTGTHA
- a CDS encoding MinD/ParA family protein, whose amino-acid sequence is MTDPIPLNAGAPAALRVPNLYAVASGKGGVGKTWFSISLCHALAARGKKVLLFDGDLGLANIDIQLGLTPAQDLGAVIDGRVTLAGAITPYAEGKFDVLAGRSGSGNLASLPTQKLNDLRADLIALARNYDHVVVDLGAGVDRSVRYMAGPAAIGFVVVNDEPTSLTDAYAFIKLVRAANPQADLRITVNMAANQADGTRTYETIKKACENFLHYAPPLAGIIRRDNKVREAIRAQTSIFVRSPEAEAATDVTALVNQAFGK